The Elusimicrobiota bacterium region TCAGCGTGAAGGATGACGTGAACGCGACCAGTCAGACCACCGTGACGGTGACGGTGAACGCGAAACCCCCGAATAACCCGCCTGTCGCGAATGCGACCGTGCCGGGCAGTGTGGAGGCCGATGGAACGGGAGTGGCGTTCATCAATGTGAACGCGAGCGCGAGCAGTGATTCTGAGAATGATCCGATCAACCGATACCGATGGACGGAAGGAACGACCACCTATTATGACGGGACATCGTCGATCAGCAGTTTCACGGTGACGGGAGTGGGCACGCATGTGATCCGGTTGACGGTCTATTCGACGGATGGATTTGGCATTACCCAAACGGGGACAAGAGATTTTACGGTGAATGTGCTGCCATTTAATCCTGGCCGATTGGCTGGGCGGATATTTAATCGGATCATTGGGCAGGACTTTTCATTCAGCAACACGTATGGGGACTTTGCGGGATTAACGTTCAATGCGCTTACGCAGACGTTCTATATGACGGACAACAAGCTGGATAAGATTCTTGAGATCCAAGCGAATGGGACGTTGGTGAGGACGATTGATATAGCGGGGCTCAAGAGAGCGGGCGAAGCGGAGACGGACGCGGAAGGGATCACGTGGATGTACGGGACGACGTATGCGCTGGTGTTGGAAGGGGGAGAAGAGATGGCGGTGGTGCAGATCACGCCGACAACGACCTCGATAGCGCGAGCGCAGGCGAGAATATTTGATTTATCCGGAGACCCGAAGGGCGTGACGTATAAGGCTTCGGAGGATGCGATCTATTGGGTGAGTGAAGACAACCCGATGAGGGTGGTGAAGAGCCGGATCAATGAGGCGACTGGTAATTTAGAGACGATAACGAACATTGATGTGACGGGTCTGCCGGCGACGCAATTGGCGGACGTGGCCTATTTTCCGAGGTTATCGCCGCATCTGCTGTTGATCAGTCACAGTTCGAGAACGATCATGGAAGTGGATTTGCAGAGTGGAGCGCCGGTGCTCCGGAGCTCGTTTTCACTATCAGGCTGGCCGATTCCCGAAGCGGGGGCGATGGCCTTTGGAGCGGACGGGAAGATGTACGTGGTGGGGAAACATGTGGGCGGGGTTCCCGAGGACGACTTCAACGTGTTCCAACCCACAACACTCATTCCCAACTTACCGCCTCAAGCTGAAATTCGCAGTGGGCAAGGGGCGCGCATTATCGATTCTGATCGAAATGGGATTGAAACGGTTTCTGTTGATGGGTTTTATTCCAACGATTTGGATGGAGCCATCATTTCGTATGAATGGTGGGTCAATGGAACAAAAATTCTTGAATCAAACAGTCCTCGCGTATCCACATTCACCCATACCTTCGCGATGGGCGTCTCCACAATAACCTTGATTGTTAAAGATGATGCTGGAGCGTCTTCTCAGGCCAATTTTGAGTTAACTGTTTTGCCCCCTTCATCTAATTTGCCGCCCTTGGCCAATGCTGTTTTGCCCGCCAATATGATGGCTGATATCAACGGATCGGTTCAAGTGACGGTTGACGCGTCGCTTAGCCGGGACCCTGAAAATGATTTTATCTACCGATATGTTTGGCGCGAAGGATCCGCCACACTCTATGATGGCGCGTTTGCCACGGCCACTCTCAATATTAATGGAGTGGGGCAACACGCTCTCTCGCTGACAGTATTTTCAAAAGAGGCCAATGGCAGCAGCCAATCAGGGACAAACGGTTTTTTTTTACCATTCTTCCGTTTAATGCCGGAAAATTGGCAGGCCATTGGTTCACTCACGTAACCGGAAAAGATTTTTCTTTTGATCCGCCGTATGAAAATTTTTCCGGGCTAACTTTTAATCCCCTCACTCAAACGTATTTTATGACGGACAACGTTTTGGACACGGTTTTTGAGATAGACCGTTCCGGGTCATTAGTGAGGACAATTGACATCTCAAAACTTAAAAATCCATTTGAAACCACGACCGATGCTGAAGGGATCACGTGGATGTATGGAACGACTTATGCCATCGTGATGGAAAGCGCGGAAGAGATGGCGGTTGTTGAGATTTTACCGTCCACAATCTCTCTTGAAAGAACGCAGGCGAGAATATTTGATTTGTTTGGGGATCCAAAAGGCGTGGCGTACAACGCGTCCGAAGATGCCATTTATTGGGTGAGTCAAACGGGCCCCCTGCGGGTGGTTAAATCGCGGATCAATGAAGGAAAAGGAACACTCGACCTCATTTGGAACCGTGTGGTGGACAACTTGCCCGACGGTGGTTTGGCCGATATCGCTTTTTTCCCTCGCCTTTCCAAAAACCCTTTTCTGATTGGTCAATCCTCCCACACAATCATGGAAGTGGACATGTCAGGAAAAACAGCCGTTGTGGTCAGCAGTTTTTCTCTAACAGCGTGGCGCATTCCCCGGCCTGGGGCGATGGCTTTTGATTCTGACGGGTCCTTTCGAGTGGTGGGAAAACATCTCAAGGATGTTCCCGAAGATGATTTCAATATTTTTACCCCCTTGTCACCCATTCCGAATTTGCCTCCCATTGCCAACGCCGGTAACAACATTGTGGCCATCGCTTTCAACGGTTTAACTTCCTTGGTCAATATTGACGGCACTTTAAGCATTGATCCCGATGGAGCCATCATTGATTACCAGTGGTTGGTGAACAATGTGGTTGTGGCCACAGGGTATAGTCCCAGGGTCAAACGTCTTTCACATTCATTTGCATTGGGAGTTTCAACGGTTACTTTAATCGTTCGCGACGATTCACTCGTAACAACTCAAACGATAGTGGAAGTCATGGTTAGACCTTGGACAGAGCAGGATCACCTTCCCACTCCCTTTGAACAACCCATCAATTTCCCCGCCACTTCGTTGAACTATATCCACCCGGGATCTTTGATCCAAAGCGCGGAATTTTATTTTTCATTGAGTGAAACCGGGTTTGCGGATATTCGAATTTATGACCAACTTGGACGAAAAATAAAGGAATTCAAAACAGATGTTTTTCCGCCCGGACAATATCGAGCGCCGTGGGATTTGCTGAATGAAAATGGAGAACCCGTTTCTTCCGGTGTTTATTTTGTTCTCATCGAATCGCAGGGCCAAGTCAAAAAAGAGAAATTGGTGGTTGTGCGGTGAGGGGAGGAATAGGCCTTCAAACGAAGGAGTTAATATTAACCATTGGTTTAATTCTCTCCATGATCCCCTTTTGCTTGGTTCATGGAGCGGGAACAGAGTCAGGTTTGATATTACTCAGAAATAGCGGAGCCCGATCCAGCGCGCTGGGAGATGCCTTCACCGCGATGACCAACGATATCACGGCCCTGGAATTCAACCCCGCTTCCTTGGCCTCGTTGGAATCTGGTCACGTCTCATTGCAATATGAACGCGGGTTGTTTGAGGACACCTTCAGTAAGATCATGGCCGGGAAACGGACTCGGTCCCATGGAACTTTCGGTTTGGCGGTGGGCCACTACAACAGCGGGACAGCCAATCTATTTGATGGGATTAACCCTGAACGTTCGGTTATTGCGGAACAGGGGCGCATTGTCAATTTGGGGTACGGGTTCAGGAATCGAAAGTTTCTGTTGGGAACCAACATAAAATACATTTGGTCGGAACTCGCCGAAACAAACAGTGATTCCGCCTTCTCTGCGGAAGTGGGTTTCCAGGTTCAACTCTCACGGCATCTTCGAATGGGAGCGGCTGGCCCCCTGTATCAATCGCAGCTTCAATATGTTCGCGCTGAGGAAGATCTCCCATCTCTCATTCGCACAGGATTCAATTGGGCGGGCGCCTTGCCGTTGGCCACGGGGAAGCTCCCCCTCCAACTTCTATTGGACGTTCCCTATGACGCCAATCAACACAAGGTGTCATTGGCTTTAGGAGCGGAAACCCAAATTAAGGACTTGGCCATCCGTTTGGGGTACAACACGCGATCAGAAATCCAACAGTTTGTCATGGGAGCCGGATTTCAGTTTATGCAAATGTCTTTGGATTATTCTCTTGGTTTGGTGGCGAACGAAAATGCGGGACCCTTTCACAAAATAAATTTTTCATTACGATTTAATGACCTTCGGAAAGACTCTGTCCGGCTTTCTCAAAAAACTTCTGGACCAGCTTCAAAAAATGAAAGATTGGTTCTTGAAGTTAAGCAAGAAACTTCCTCCTCCAATTCTAAATTCAAGTCTGCTGTGCCCACTCAGAACGCCACTTATCAAGTTTATGAGGTCCAAGAAGGGGAAACTCTGCAATCGATATCTTTAAAACGGTATGGACCCAATGTGAATTACCTGGACATTTTTTCCGTGAACCGCCATTTGTATTCAAGCCCTGAGGAAATCAAACCCGGGTCGAAAATTCTCCTGCCCACCGACCAAGGATCCTAAATGAGCCCCCCCTTTACAATATGAAGTATCGATACGGCTCCGTTTTAAAGTTGTGCGCCTGTTCCGCATGGTTGGTGGTCGCCATGTCAGGGGCTATTTACGCCGCGCAGATCAACACCTCAGGGAAATTGGAGATTCTCGCGGACGACCGCAGTTTTTCAGCCCGTATCACGGGCCGGCTTTTTATCGATGCCAATTTTTATCACACGGACTCGGAGGAACGGCGGTTGACCAGCGGGGCCTTTATTCGCAGCGCGAGGATTGGCGTAACTGGGAATTTTCGGGAATATGAATATGAAGTGGAATTCGACAATGCGACGGATCAGGCGAATTTGAGGAATGCCAATATCAAACGCGATATCGGCCCCGGTAAATTGTCGATTGGTCAATTCAAAATTTCTGAAGGTTTTGATGCCGTCAACAGCGCGATTGATTTGGTATTCATCGAACGTCCCTACTTGGCCGATATCGTTCCAGGCTATAAAATTGGCCTTGGCTATAAGGGCACTTCAAAAAAGATGGGCTATTCCACCGATGTCTACAATATGCGGGAAGCATCTGACGGCGAATCGCGTCCCATCAATGCGGGCGTTGGGGCAGTGGCAAGAGCCTACGCGGCGCCCATCAACCAGAAATTGCTGGCTCTCCATCTTGGAGGAAGTTTTGCCGTTGAATATACCGATAGCATCGGAACGCTGATTCGAGTAAGCCCCATAGGCCGAGCGGAAGAATATCGCAACACCGAAGACTTTCGGTTTGTACTCGTGGACCGTCAAGACGAACGAGTGACTGTTAATCGATTCAACCTTGAGACCGCTGCCGTCAATGGGCCTCTCTCTGTGCAGGCGGAATATATGAACGGGCGCGCCACCTCCCCCACCCGTTCGGACGACGACTTTTCAACCTGGTATGGACACGTCAGTTATATCCTCACAGGAGAAGCGCGTAAGTATGTGTTTCGGCGAGGACGGATCCATCGTCCCGTTCCGAGCCGTTCTGCCGGCGCGGTGGAGATTGCGGCGCGTTATCAACAAGCCAGTCGTCACCAAGTGGCCAATGCCAAATTAACCGCCACAGAATTTGGCGTGACCTACTATGCCAACCAGAATGTGCGTTTCATGCTGAATTATGGAGTGGCCCACAACAAATTGATTGACGACAGTCCAAGATTGGTATCGATGCGCGCGCAGTTTGATTTTTAAGAGGTTATGGGGATGTTATCCGGAATTATTCAGTTGAATCGTACCTAAAGGTACTGCACAAGACGCTGTCGCCCCGGCACGCTTCTTGGCCGGGGCCCAGGTTTTTCTGAGAAGAACACCTGGGCCCCGGCCAAACGGCTTGCCGGGGCGACGGGCCAAAAAACATGCCGGGACGACATCCCATTGGTAACTGAGGACGCTGAAGAGATATGACTTTTAAAAGGTGATTAGAATGTTAATGAGAGTCCGTTTGGTATTTTTAATTATTTTCACCTGGGCTTTTTCCTCTCAATTCGCTTTAGCAGAATGGTTGTCGATCAGCGGAAAACCTGTTCGGTTGGATGACATCATCCAAGTGAAGCTGCGCGACTTGCATCCCACACAACCCTCCATTGGTTTCGACCGGATCTACTACAAACTCGGTCGCTATGCCAAAGATCCGCGTAAAGTGTTTGATGAGTATTGTGAGAAAACCGGACAGAGGGGAATCCGAACCTTCACGCTCTCCTCTGACCTTCATGATCCACAGTCCTTTGTCTGCTTGGAAAAAGTGGGGATGGATATTTCCAATCTAAAAACAGTGGCCTTGGGTCCTGATGACAAACTTTACCTGACCGACGGCCATCATACCTTCAATGCCTTTTGGGAAATGAAATGGGGAGGTCCAGATCTGACTGTTTATGTTGTGCTCAAACGCGATTACCGCGATTTTGAATCCATGGAAAGATTTTGGAAGCAAATGAAGATCGACAACAATGTTTGGCTTTTGGATGAATGGGGTCGTGAGATTTCACCGGCCGACTTGCCCCCATCCTTGGGGTTGGCGAACTTCGGTGACGATCAGTATCGGAGTCTCATGTATTATACGAGGCGTATCGCTTGGAATACTCCCGGAGAAATGAGTGTTCCAGAACCGGAATTTTATGGCGACAACTATCCTGATTTCCCTTTTCTCGAATTTTTCTGGACCCGCGAAATTCGTAAGACCGTGGATCTCTCAAAATATGATTTGGCCACGCGAGCAGGATATGTGGCGGCCATTCGGGCGGTGGGTGAAGCGATTCTAAATATTCATTCCATTGATGTTGGAGGATTGGTCAAATCGGCAGAAGAGATGGGGCAATTTCGTCAATTCAATAACCGTGAATTAATTCGTATCGACCGGCCAGGAACTGGCAAGTTGGCCTATATGTTGGCTTACAAGTCTCAGTTGAAGTCGAAAAGCAAGCATCTGAATAATCCTGTTCACATTCAATAGCTGTAACTCACCTGATCCGCCGTTGCTGGCAATATTTTACGAGCTGCTTTTTAGAATCCTGATTTGAATGAGTAAATCACCAAAATACCTTTTTCCAATCCGGCGCTTCGGAATCGGAAGAGGTTGATTTCGCTGTGGCCTGGTTTTGGCAAGCCCATTCATTGTGGGTTTCGGTCCCCAAATTGGCCCTGTGAGGACTGAAACCAGGAATAAAGTTCCCGCCAATATTTGCAGTGAAAGAATATCCAAATAGCCCCATTCATAGGCGACAGAAAAAACGGCAAAGATCCCCACGCCCAGGGGAGAATACGCCACCGTTGATTTTTGAAAGGGATGTTTGAACGCAACCAACCATTTTTTGACGTTTTCTCGCCATTGACTGTGGTGGGGCCCTTTGTCAATGATATGTACATGTATGTTGCCGTGGGGCTTTGAGGATCCAACTGAAATATGGGATCCATCATCCATTATCATCTGGACCCAGTCATCTTTGGGCAGGGCTTGTCCTTGTTGATCGATAAAAATATTAATTCCACCCGGCTGAGTCTCTTCATAAATTGTTTCCGAGTCGGGAGTTGCTGAGAAAAGAATTCGACCCTCCATGTTTCTGGCTATCTGTAATTGATAGTCCAGGAATGCGATGATTTTCCTGCTCGCGATTTCGTTGATGCCATTCGTATTCACCTGTGCGCGCAGCCGATCCATTATTGACTCAACAGGACCTGAAGGTTCATTTTGGGGTTGAGGAAACGTCAAGTCTGGTGTCAAAAATAAGGGCCTTGCGAAATTATGAACGATATCTTGTTGAACTTTTTTCCCACTCAACTTAACGAGTTGGTTCGGCCCTTGTCTGAGATTCGGGGAGAACAGAACGTAAATTTCCGGTGGTTTATCGCCGACCTTATTCTCGAATTTGGCGGATTGAACTGATAAATTATTCTCCCGAACTTCTTTAGGGCTTTTCTCTGGAAACTCAATGGGGTTCTGAGCTACCGAGGTCATCGGGGGAGGCCATGGCAGCTGTTTTTGAGCGGTTTCCTCTCCCTCT contains the following coding sequences:
- the oprO gene encoding Porin O, translated to MKYRYGSVLKLCACSAWLVVAMSGAIYAAQINTSGKLEILADDRSFSARITGRLFIDANFYHTDSEERRLTSGAFIRSARIGVTGNFREYEYEVEFDNATDQANLRNANIKRDIGPGKLSIGQFKISEGFDAVNSAIDLVFIERPYLADIVPGYKIGLGYKGTSKKMGYSTDVYNMREASDGESRPINAGVGAVARAYAAPINQKLLALHLGGSFAVEYTDSIGTLIRVSPIGRAEEYRNTEDFRFVLVDRQDERVTVNRFNLETAAVNGPLSVQAEYMNGRATSPTRSDDDFSTWYGHVSYILTGEARKYVFRRGRIHRPVPSRSAGAVEIAARYQQASRHQVANAKLTATEFGVTYYANQNVRFMLNYGVAHNKLIDDSPRLVSMRAQFDF